Proteins encoded in a region of the Agromyces protaetiae genome:
- a CDS encoding GNAT family N-acetyltransferase, with translation MAYEIRPAADEDFFGWLPLFEGYCDFYKHDLDDQKALTVWTWLRDPANPFEAALAVNDEGTPVGLAHFRPVPESLTGTIGCFLDDLFVADEVRGGGVGRALIEYVHARSAQIGSGAVSWITAADNAPAQKLYDSIGRRTEWVWYDLDV, from the coding sequence ATGGCATACGAGATCAGGCCCGCGGCCGATGAAGACTTCTTCGGCTGGCTGCCGCTCTTCGAGGGCTACTGCGACTTCTACAAGCACGACCTCGACGATCAGAAGGCACTGACCGTCTGGACGTGGCTGCGCGATCCTGCGAACCCGTTCGAGGCGGCGCTCGCGGTGAACGACGAGGGCACGCCCGTCGGGCTCGCGCACTTCCGCCCCGTGCCCGAAAGCCTCACCGGCACGATCGGGTGCTTCCTTGACGACCTCTTCGTCGCCGACGAGGTGCGCGGCGGTGGGGTGGGCCGCGCGCTCATCGAGTACGTGCACGCACGATCCGCGCAGATCGGCTCGGGTGCCGTCAGCTGGATCACCGCGGCCGACAACGCACCCGCACAGAAGCTCTACGACTCGATCGGTCGCCGCACCGAGTGGGTCTGGTACGACCTGGACGTCTGA